Proteins from one Nitrobacteraceae bacterium AZCC 2146 genomic window:
- a CDS encoding TRAP transporter 4TM/12TM fusion protein (product_source=TIGR02123; cog=COG4666; pfam=PF06808; superfamily=48498; tigrfam=TIGR02123; transmembrane_helix_parts=Outside_1_28,TMhelix_29_51,Inside_52_57,TMhelix_58_80,Outside_81_83,TMhelix_84_106,Inside_107_138,TMhelix_139_161,Outside_162_185,TMhelix_186_208,Inside_209_234,TMhelix_235_257,Outside_258_309,TMhelix_310_332,Inside_333_352,TMhelix_353_375,Outside_376_378,TMhelix_379_401,Inside_402_407,TMhelix_408_422,Outside_423_425,TMhelix_426_445,Inside_446_465,TMhelix_466_488,Outside_489_502,TMhelix_503_525,Inside_526_531,TMhelix_532_554,Outside_555_557,TMhelix_558_577,Inside_578_589,TMhelix_590_612,Outside_613_626,TMhelix_627_649,Inside_650_700) produces MLVAEGAEPIKVEFDNFEHGFPEGFGPGGWGRLAYVIGIAFATFQLVIAAWNVLPSQVVRGVHVGFLILLTFGLIANFTAKSNAGRAAGWFIGGLGFLCGLYQWIFYADLIARDGDPTRLDLAVGALLAVLIFEGTRRLMGLALPLMCGVCLLYWFFGQYLPAPLNHRGYDFDQIVTHLSYGTEGFYGVPIYVSATYIFLFILFGSFLERAGMIQLFTDVSLGLFGGTRGGPAKVAVFASGMMGTISGSGVANVVTVGQFTIPLMIKFGYRRAFAAGVEATASMGGQIMPPVMGAVAFIMAETLGVEYSVIVKAAVIPAILYFASAFWMVHLEAGKHGLVGMKKSEIPSAGKALVARWYLVLPLAALVYMLFEGFTPLYAGTMGLSLTVGLILGASIVLGFSNQALRYIFWIGLALIVGVAFRDGIDIRLVAAIVFALVLLSALTRGGRATLAACRDSLADSAKSALTVGMACAIVGTIIGMMTQTGVGTIFGGWVIGLGEKSLFLALIMTMFLSILLGTGIPTIPTYIITAALAAPALAKLGVPLITSHMFAFYYGIMADLSPPVALAALAAAPIAKENPDKIGWEAMRIALAGYVIPFIFVYSPALMLQAGDPLAAQLGFYGAVAFATFKALVAIGLFGMVAIGFLFTRMSLAERVVSFIAALCLLGEFQYSDWAGFAIAIAIVAWQWRQRAPVAVIA; encoded by the coding sequence ATGTTGGTGGCTGAGGGCGCGGAGCCCATCAAGGTTGAATTCGACAATTTCGAACACGGCTTTCCCGAAGGTTTTGGCCCCGGCGGCTGGGGCCGGCTGGCCTATGTCATCGGCATCGCCTTTGCGACGTTTCAGCTCGTCATCGCAGCGTGGAACGTGTTGCCGAGCCAGGTGGTGCGCGGCGTCCATGTCGGCTTCCTGATCCTGCTGACCTTCGGCCTGATCGCCAACTTCACCGCGAAGAGCAACGCCGGCCGTGCCGCCGGCTGGTTCATCGGCGGGCTCGGCTTTCTCTGCGGGCTGTATCAATGGATCTTCTACGCCGACCTGATCGCGCGGGATGGCGATCCGACACGGCTCGATCTTGCGGTCGGCGCCCTGCTGGCCGTGCTGATCTTCGAAGGCACGCGCCGGCTGATGGGTCTGGCACTGCCGCTGATGTGCGGCGTCTGCCTGCTGTACTGGTTTTTCGGCCAGTATCTGCCGGCGCCGCTGAATCACCGCGGCTATGATTTCGATCAGATCGTCACGCATCTGTCTTACGGCACCGAAGGCTTCTATGGCGTGCCGATCTATGTTTCGGCGACTTACATCTTCCTGTTCATCCTGTTCGGCTCGTTCCTCGAGCGTGCCGGCATGATCCAGCTGTTCACCGACGTCTCGCTCGGCCTGTTCGGCGGCACCCGCGGCGGCCCGGCCAAGGTCGCGGTGTTCGCGTCCGGCATGATGGGCACCATCTCCGGCTCCGGCGTCGCCAATGTCGTCACCGTCGGCCAGTTCACGATTCCCTTGATGATCAAGTTCGGCTATCGCCGCGCCTTTGCCGCCGGCGTCGAGGCCACCGCCTCGATGGGCGGCCAGATCATGCCGCCTGTGATGGGCGCCGTCGCCTTCATCATGGCGGAGACGCTGGGCGTCGAATATTCCGTCATCGTCAAGGCCGCGGTGATCCCGGCGATCCTGTATTTCGCCTCGGCGTTCTGGATGGTGCATCTCGAAGCCGGCAAGCACGGCCTCGTTGGCATGAAGAAGTCGGAAATCCCCAGCGCCGGCAAGGCGCTGGTGGCGCGCTGGTACCTGGTATTGCCGCTGGCCGCCCTGGTCTACATGCTGTTCGAGGGCTTTACGCCGCTTTACGCCGGCACCATGGGCCTGTCGCTCACCGTCGGCCTGATTCTCGGCGCCAGCATCGTGCTCGGCTTCTCCAACCAGGCGCTGCGCTACATCTTCTGGATCGGGTTGGCGCTGATCGTCGGCGTCGCCTTCCGCGACGGCATCGACATCCGCCTCGTCGCCGCCATCGTCTTCGCACTGGTGCTGCTCAGTGCGCTGACCCGGGGCGGCCGCGCTACCCTCGCGGCGTGCCGCGACTCGCTGGCGGACAGTGCCAAATCGGCGCTCACCGTCGGCATGGCCTGCGCCATCGTCGGCACCATCATCGGCATGATGACGCAGACCGGCGTCGGCACCATCTTCGGCGGCTGGGTGATCGGGCTCGGCGAGAAGAGCCTGTTCCTGGCGCTGATCATGACGATGTTCCTGTCGATCCTGCTCGGCACCGGCATTCCGACGATCCCGACCTACATCATCACCGCCGCACTGGCTGCGCCGGCATTGGCAAAACTCGGCGTGCCCCTGATCACCAGCCACATGTTCGCATTCTACTACGGCATCATGGCCGACCTCTCGCCGCCGGTGGCATTGGCGGCGCTGGCGGCGGCGCCGATCGCCAAGGAGAATCCCGACAAGATCGGCTGGGAGGCGATGCGGATCGCACTGGCCGGGTACGTGATCCCGTTCATCTTCGTGTATTCGCCGGCACTGATGCTGCAGGCCGGCGATCCCCTGGCGGCGCAACTCGGCTTCTATGGCGCCGTGGCGTTCGCGACCTTCAAGGCGCTGGTGGCGATCGGCCTGTTCGGCATGGTGGCGATCGGCTTCCTGTTCACCCGGATGAGTCTGGCGGAACGGGTCGTTTCCTTCATCGCCGCGCTCTGCCTGCTCGGCGAATTCCAGTACAGCGACTGGGCCGGTTTTGCGATTGCCATTGCCATTGTCGCCTGGCAGTGGCGGCAGCGCGCGCCGGTGGCGGTCATCGCTTGA
- a CDS encoding hypothetical protein (product_source=COG4729; cath_funfam=1.25.40.10; cog=COG4729; pfam=PF08905; smart=SM00028; superfamily=48452), translated as MSLCLASAGAVKTLAVAAFTLVWTHSIEKVDWQEDWRITPDGLELVQARVKGSGAGMEPPSDARLVDGWFQWAPKRPPMPEVVLGNSGAAGEWRLCHDGSCQTLSEILGHAVGANATVMSACPQLAAVSESAHDPQVDSAPCVAAITAGDDDRIIAACGALIDNDKTQRADRLKALLARGGAYHRKDQIDRAIADYSISLRFDPTLADVFNARGELFRRKGDRVRALADFGAAIKLDPQHVAARSNYKSLAQELEQIGADMGIKNKAKPPLK; from the coding sequence TTGAGCCTGTGCCTCGCCTCCGCCGGCGCTGTGAAGACGCTGGCGGTGGCGGCGTTCACGCTGGTATGGACGCATTCGATCGAGAAGGTCGACTGGCAGGAAGACTGGCGCATCACGCCGGACGGCCTCGAACTGGTGCAGGCCCGCGTCAAGGGATCCGGCGCCGGCATGGAGCCGCCCTCCGACGCGCGCCTGGTCGATGGCTGGTTTCAGTGGGCGCCAAAACGCCCACCAATGCCAGAAGTCGTGCTCGGCAATTCCGGCGCCGCCGGCGAATGGCGGCTGTGCCATGATGGAAGTTGCCAGACGCTGTCCGAAATTCTCGGCCATGCCGTCGGCGCCAACGCGACCGTAATGAGCGCGTGCCCGCAACTCGCTGCGGTCAGCGAGTCGGCGCACGATCCGCAGGTCGATTCCGCGCCCTGCGTCGCGGCCATCACGGCCGGTGACGACGACCGGATCATCGCCGCCTGCGGTGCGCTGATCGACAACGACAAGACCCAGCGCGCCGACCGCCTGAAGGCGTTGCTTGCGCGCGGCGGCGCCTATCATCGTAAGGACCAGATCGACCGCGCCATCGCCGACTACAGCATTTCGCTCCGGTTCGATCCCACGCTGGCCGATGTCTTCAATGCCCGCGGCGAGCTGTTCCGCAGGAAGGGCGACCGCGTCCGCGCGCTGGCGGATTTTGGCGCCGCCATCAAGCTTGACCCGCAGCATGTGGCGGCGCGGAGCAACTACAAGTCGCTGGCGCAGGAACTGGAGCAGATCGGCGCGGACATGGGGATCAAGAACAAGGCCAAACCGCCCTTGAAATAA
- a CDS encoding TRAP transporter TAXI family solute receptor (product_source=TIGR02122; cleavage_site_network=SignalP-noTM; cog=COG2358; ko=KO:K07080; pfam=PF16868; superfamily=53850; tigrfam=TIGR02122; transmembrane_helix_parts=Inside_1_4,TMhelix_5_27,Outside_28_315) gives MKIRIIAVALATAAALSAPAAYAQNFINVLTGGTSGVYYPLGVAIGKIYSDKIPGVKTQVQATKASVENLILLQQGRGEIAFSLGDSLKAAWDGDEEAGFKAKLEKLRVIGAIYPNYIQIVATAESGIKTLADLKGKSLSVGAPKSGTELNSRAILAAAGLSYKDLGKIEYLPFAESVDLMKNRQLGATLQSAGLGVASLRDLSSSSSITVVSVPKETVDKIGPPFVSVIIPANTYTGQDKDVPSAAVINYLVTSSAVSDDLAYQMTKLVFENLPELANSHAAGKEIKLETAATGSPVPLHPGAIRFYKEKGLIK, from the coding sequence ATGAAAATCAGAATAATTGCCGTTGCGCTGGCCACCGCGGCAGCGCTGTCGGCCCCCGCCGCTTATGCCCAGAACTTTATCAACGTTCTGACCGGTGGCACGTCAGGCGTGTACTATCCGCTCGGCGTTGCCATCGGCAAAATCTACAGCGACAAGATTCCCGGCGTGAAGACCCAGGTGCAGGCCACCAAGGCGTCGGTTGAAAATCTCATTTTGCTACAGCAGGGCCGCGGCGAAATCGCCTTCAGCCTCGGCGATTCCCTGAAAGCCGCCTGGGACGGCGACGAGGAAGCCGGCTTCAAGGCCAAGCTCGAGAAGCTGCGCGTGATCGGCGCGATCTATCCGAACTACATCCAGATTGTCGCCACCGCCGAGAGCGGCATCAAGACGTTGGCCGACCTCAAGGGCAAGAGCCTGTCGGTCGGCGCGCCGAAATCCGGCACCGAACTGAACTCGCGCGCGATTCTCGCGGCCGCGGGCCTCAGCTACAAGGATCTCGGCAAGATCGAGTATCTGCCCTTCGCCGAATCCGTCGACCTGATGAAGAACCGCCAGCTCGGCGCGACCTTGCAGTCCGCCGGCCTCGGCGTGGCCTCGTTGCGGGATCTGAGTTCGTCCAGCAGCATCACCGTGGTGTCGGTGCCGAAGGAGACGGTCGACAAGATCGGCCCGCCCTTCGTGTCGGTGATCATCCCCGCCAACACCTATACCGGCCAGGACAAGGATGTCCCGTCCGCGGCGGTGATCAACTATCTGGTGACCAGTTCGGCGGTGTCGGATGACCTCGCTTATCAGATGACCAAGCTGGTGTTCGAGAACTTGCCGGAGCTGGCGAATTCCCACGCCGCCGGCAAGGAGATCAAGCTGGAGACCGCCGCGACCGGAAGCCCGGTGCCGCTGCACCCCGGCGCGATCCGCTTCTACAAGGAAAAGGGTCTGATCAAGTAG